A portion of the Glycine max cultivar Williams 82 chromosome 10, Glycine_max_v4.0, whole genome shotgun sequence genome contains these proteins:
- the LOC778065 gene encoding transcription factor MYB78: MDVKKGGSVVQAQVKLQKHNEKEMGMRKGPWAVEEDTILVNYIATHGEGHWNSVARCAGLRRSGKSCRLRWLNYLRPDVRRGNITLQEQILILDLHSRWGNRWSKIAQQLPGRTDNEIKNYWRTRVIKQAKQLKCDVNSKQFRDTLRYVWMPRLLERLQPTSQALEPNQSGLVLHASSSLLPSNSDHSIERGSDLWPGFNNQMLLEQGSGGDLLESLWDDDNMCFLQQLSYDLQMK, translated from the exons ATGGATGTTAAGAAAGGTGGGTCTGTAGTACAAGCACAAGTGAAGTTGCAGAAGCATAACGAAAAGGAGATGGGCATGAGAAAAGGTCCATGGGCGGTTGAGGAGGACACCATTCTGGTCAATTACATCGCCACACACGGTGAAGGCCACTGGAATTCCGTGGCACGATGTGCAG GTCTAAGGAGGAGTGGGAAGAGTTGCAGATTAAGGTGGCTAAACTACTTGCGCCCAGACGTGCGGCGTGGAAATATCACACTCCAAGAACAAATATTAATTCTCGACCTTCACTCTCGCTGGGGCAACAG GTGGTCAAAGATTGCTCAACAGCTGCCAGGAAGAACAGACAACGAAATAAAGAACTATTGGAGGACCAGAGTGATAAAACAAGCGAAGCAGCTAAAGTGCGATGTGAATAGCAAACAGTTCAGAGACACGTTGCGTTACGTTTGGATGCCGCGCTTGCTGGAGCGGCTTCAGCCCACATCACAAGCACTGGAGCCAAACCAAAGTGGACTTGTGTTACACGCTTCATCATCACTGCTTCCTTCGAATTCCGACCATAGTATTGAAAGGGGGTCGGATCTGTGGCCAGGTTTCAATAACCAAATGTTGTTGGAACAGGGGAGTGGCGGTGACTTGTTGGAAAGTTTGTGGGATGACGACAATATGTGCTTTTTGCAACAGCTTTCTTATGACctccaaatgaaataa
- the LOC100778623 gene encoding ADP-ribosylation factor — MGLSFTKLFSRLFAKKEMRILMVGLDAAGKTTILYKLKLGEIVTTIPTIGFNVETVEYKNISFTVWDVGGQDKIRPLWRHYFQNTQGLIFVVDSNDRDRVVEARDELHRMLNEDELRDAVLLVFANKQDLPNAMNAAEITDKLGLHSLRQRHWYIQSTCATSGEGLYEGLDWLSNNIANKA, encoded by the exons ATGGGGCTGTCGTTCACCAAGTTGTTCAGCCGGCTGTTTGCCAAGAAAGAGATGCGTATACTAATGGTGGGTCTCGATGCTGCGGGTAAGACCACCATTCTGTACAAGCTCAAGCTTGGAGAGATTGTCACCACCATTCCCACCATTG GGTTTAATGTGGAAACTGTGGAATACAAGAACATCAGCTTCACTGTCTGGGATGTTGGAGGTCAGGACAAG ATCCGTCCTTTGTGGAGACATTACTTCCAAAATACACAAGGACTCATTTTTGTGGTTGATAGCAATGACAGGGACCGAGTTGTTGAAGCTAGAGATGAGTTGCATAGAATGTTGAATGAG GATGAGTTGAGAGATGCCGTGCTTCTAGTTTTTGCCAACAAGCAAGATCTTCCTAATGCTATGAATGCTGCAGAGATAACTGATAAGCTTGGTCTTCATTCCCTCCGTCAGCGCCACTG GTATATCCAGAGCACATGTGCCACATCTGGTGAAGGGCTCTATGAAGGACTTGACTGGCTCTCAAACAACATTGCAAACAAG GCGTAG
- the LOC100776870 gene encoding putative pentatricopeptide repeat-containing protein At1g02420, with translation MLLRRYSVESPSNCIPPSTLILHRLLSSNQNQDVEKVLGILSSISTPEQLKQSLKSIVNILDEMRDRDLSPDVITYTCIICGLGLIGQPDKARNVLKEYGCYPDAAAYNIRNFCIAKRLGDAPGLVEEMASKGLSPNATTYNLFFRVFCWSNDLQSSWNMYQRMMIEGCLPNTQFCMFLMRLFKRHEKVEMAMQLWGDMVEKGFGSYTLVSDVLFDLLCDMGKLEEAEKCFLEMVEKGQKPSHVSFRRIKVLMELANRHEALQSLTQKMAIFRRPLQVR, from the coding sequence ATGTTGCTGAGGCGTTACTCCGTTGAATCCCCGTCGAATTGCATTCCTCCCTCAACCCTAATTCTGCACCGCCTCTTAAGCTCCAACCAAAACCAAGACGTAGAGAAAGTCTTGGGCATCCTCAGCAGCATCTCCACGCCGGAACAGCTGAAACAGTCCCTAAAATCAATAGTCAACATTCTTGATGAAATGCGTGACCGGGATTTGTCGCCGGATGTGATCACGTATACCTGTATCATTTGTGGCTTGGGGTTGATTGGGCAGCCTGATAAGGCTAGGAATGTTTTGAAGGAGTATGGGTGTTACCCTGATGCTGCGGCGTACAACATCAGGAACTTTTGTATTGCCAAGAGGCTTGGTGATGCTCCTGGTTTGGTGGAGGAGATGGCGAGCAAGGGTTTGAGTCCAAATGCAACTACTTACAATTTGTTCTTTAGGGTCTTTTGCTGGTCCAATGATTTACAGAGCTCTTGGAACATGTACCAGAGGATGATGATTGAAGGGTGTCTTCCGAATACGCAGTTTTGTATGTTCTTAATGAGGTTGTTTAAGAGGCATGAGAAGGTGGAGATGGCGATGCAGTTATGGGGGGACATGGTTGAGAAGGGTTTTGGGTCGTATACATTGGTTTCTGATGTGCTGTTTGATTTGCTTTGTGATATGGGTAAGTTGGAGGAAGCAGAGAAGTGTTTCTTGGAGATGGTTGAGAAGGGGCAGAAGCCAAGTCATGTGTCGTTCAGGAGAATCAAGGTTCTCATGGAACTAGCAAATAGACACGAGGCCCTTCAGAGCTTGACGCAGAAAATGGCCATATTTCGGCGACCATTGCAAGTACGGTGA